Genomic DNA from Haloarcula marina:
GGGACGTACAAGACCATCCTGCTGGACAACGCCGAGGGTATCCGCGAGGACTTCCAGCAGGCCCTGCGTCGCGTCATGGAGCAGTACTACGAGGCGACGCAGTTCGTCATCGCCACCCGCCAGCCCTCGGCGCTCATCCCGCCGATTCGCTCGCGGTGCTTCCCGGTCGTGATGCGGGAACCGACCCACGAGGAGACGGTCGGCGTCCTCCGTGACATCGTCACCGCCGAGGACGCCGCCCACGACGACGACGGCTTGGAGTACGTCGCGGGCTACGCCGAGGGCGACCTCCGACGGGCCGTCCTCGCCGCCCAGACCACCTACGAGGAAGCGGGGGAGGTGACGATGGAGACGGCCTACGAGGTGCTGAACGACCTCGAAGCCGACGACGCCGTCGCCGACATGCTCACCGCCGCCGAGGAGGGCCGATTCACCGACGCCCGGTCGACGCTCTCGGACCTCCTCGTCGACGAGGGCTACGGGGCCGACGACGTGCTCGAAGAACTGCTGTCGGTCGCCCGGTCGCGCTACTCCGGCCAGCGTCTCGCAGAGGTCCACCGACTGGCTGGCGAGGCGGACATGGCGTTGACCGACGCCGCCAACGAGCGCATCCACCTCTCGCGACTGCTCGCCCAACTGGACGCGCGTTAGGCCGTCTCGACGCCGGTTATCTCGAAGCGCGCGCCGCCGTCCTCGGCGGCCGTCGCGGTCACGTCCCAGTCGTGTGCGCCGACGATGTCGGCGACGATGTTGAGACCGAACCCCGTCCCGTCGTCCTGCGTCGAGTAGCCCCGCTCGAACACGTCCTCACGGTGGTCCGGTGGGATGCCGGAGCCGTTGTCCTCGACGTAGAAACCGCCGTCGAGCGCCCCGACGCGGACGGTGAGGCCCTCGCCGCTCGGAATCTCCGTCACGTCGCCCGTTCCGGAATCGGCGTCCGGGGGGTCGTGGGTCTGCGACCGAGTGCCCGTCGTGCCGTGTTCCACCGCGTTCCGAAACAGGTTCTCGAACAGTTGCCGGAGGCGGTTCTCGTCGGCCTGCACGACGACGTCGTCCTCGACGGAGAGCGTCGCCGCTGGCGCGTCGATGCTCGCCCACGCGGACTGGGTGACCGTCGTGAGGTCCACCGCCTCGACATCCGACACCGTCTCACCCTGTCGAGCCAGCGAGAGGAGGTCGTCGATGAGTTGTTGCATCCGGTCGGTCGACCGCTCGATGGCGGCGAGGTTGTCGCCCGTCACGCCCTCCTCTTCGATGAGTGAGCGGTGCCCGTCGATGACCTGTAGCGGATTGCGCAGGTCGTGGCTGACGATGCTGGCGAACTCCTCTAAGCGCTCGTTCTGCCGTTTGAGTTCGTTCTCCCGACGCTTTCGTTCGGAGATGTCGTCGACGAGGCCGACGACGCGCGCTCGCGTGCCGTCGGGCGTGACCAGCGGATAGGCGTCGATTTCAGCCCAGTGAACGTCGCCGTCGGTGTCGACGAGTCGGTGCTCGAAGTGGTAGGTCTCCGCCCATTCCCCCTCGTGAAGGTCCGCGAACAGCGCCTCGAATTTGTCCTGCACCGCCTCCCGGTCGTCCCGGTGGACGTGGTCCAGTGCTGTCGAGAGGTGGGTCCCGCGGAGCGTGTCCGCCGATCGACCCGTTATCTCCTCGTAGCCGGCGCTGACGTACAGCAGGTCGCCCCTGTCGTCGGTCATCCAGATGACCTCGTGGATGTTCTCGGCGATTTGCTGGAAGCGCTGTTCGCTCTCCAGCAGGCGGGCCTCCTTCTCGACGCGTTCGGTCACGTCGCGGAGGACGACGGTCACGACCTGTTCGCCGTCGATAGCGGCGGCCCCGGCGTTCAGGTCGACGGTCAGCGCCTCGCCCGCGGGCGTCGTGAGGCCGATTTCGGCCGGGTCTGGCCGACCGCCGTCGATGGCGGTTGCGATGTACTCCTGAATCGTCTCGATGGCCTCGTCGTCGAAACAGCCCACCTCGCGGAGGGACTCCCCGAGGACGACCGCCTCCGGGCCGTTCGAGACGCAGTAGCGGCGGAACGTGTCGTTGACGTGGCGGAGCGTCCCGTCGACGTCCGTGACGAACGCCGGGTCCGGAAGCGTCGTGAACAGCGACGCGAACCGCTCCTCGCTCCGGCGGTATCGACTATCGAGCCGTTTCGAGAGGCTCCGCCGTCCCAGCAGGTTCTCCAGTCGGCGGTGGAGGACCGGCTTCTCGACGGGGGCCGAGACCACGTCGTCGACGATGTACAGGCCGTCGACGGTCTGCCAACTGTCCGGGTCGAACGCCTCGCTGACTCGCTCCTCGCTGACGAGGACGACGGGCGCAAACACGGGGTTGACGGCCTCTTTCCACTCCCGGAGTGCACCCTCGTACTGAGCGAACGCGCCTTCGTCGACGATACAGAGGTCGACCGTCTCGTCCAGGACCGGACGGGGTCGTTGCTGGACCTCGTAGCCGTCGGCGAGCCACTCGGCCAGCAGTTCCCGGTTCCGCTCGTGGTCGAACACCAACTGGAGCCGGGAGGGGCCGTCGGCGTGTGCGTCGCGCGGATGGCGAGCGTCCCGGTCGTCGTCGCCCATCAACGGTCAGCGCCGTCCCGTACCGTCGGCGTTCCGCGCAGGACGTTGCTGGCGCCCGTGAGCGGGTCGCCGACCACGATTCCCTCCGAGGTGATTTCGAGTTCGCGGAGCGTCCGTTCGAACTCCCCGACGCGCTTTTTCAGCACGCCGACCACTTTCCGGAGTTCGCTCTCCATCTCGACGTGGCGCATGAACAGCACGTTGTCCGCGAGGTAGCTGATGCCCGCGTCGGTGGCGCGGAACTCGCCGGTGACCGTGTCGATTTCGTCGACCATGATGACGGTGACGCCCATGTTCTTCAGATAGCGACCGAGCGCGTGGAGTTTGCTGACGAGTTCGTCCTCGCGGTTCTGTATCGAGAGTTTGTAGCCGTCGATGCCGTCCAGCATCACCACGCTCGCGCCGCGCGCTTCGACTTGCTCGCGGACCATCGCAGCGAACTTCTCGGCCGAGAGGTCGAGCGCCTCCACCGACTCGACTTCCAGCGCACCGTCGTCCTCGAGGTCCGAGACGGGAATGCCGATGGACTCACAGCGATGGCGGAACGTCCGCGGTGACTCCTCGAAGTGGTAGATAATCGAGCGCTCGCCGCGGGCGGCCGCTTCCTCCATGAACAGCGTCCCGACGGTGGTCTTCCCGACGCCGGTCGGACCGCTGACGACGGTGATGGTCCCCCGCTCGATGCCGCCGCCCAAGAGCGCGTCCAGTTCGCCGACCCCCGACGGAATCGCCTCGGTGTCGAAGGCGGCGGCGTGGTCGCCGGGTTCCAAGAGCGGATAGACCTCGATGCCA
This window encodes:
- a CDS encoding AAA family ATPase, whose translation is MDAPLWTETHAPALEDIPQPKPREHLEGAVEEPMNLLVHGPKGAGKTAAVRAFAARVHENPDADFTELNVADVFDMTKKEVANDPRFASFIDSKRRRESSKADLINHVLKESASYAPVSGTYKTILLDNAEGIREDFQQALRRVMEQYYEATQFVIATRQPSALIPPIRSRCFPVVMREPTHEETVGVLRDIVTAEDAAHDDDGLEYVAGYAEGDLRRAVLAAQTTYEEAGEVTMETAYEVLNDLEADDAVADMLTAAEEGRFTDARSTLSDLLVDEGYGADDVLEELLSVARSRYSGQRLAEVHRLAGEADMALTDAANERIHLSRLLAQLDAR
- a CDS encoding ATPase domain-containing protein — protein: MSTDDSPRLSTGVDGFDSVVHGGLLPGRSYLVRGAPGTGKTIFGLHFLTAGDDEETPLYVNLEEPTADIRANAASLGFDLSGVEFLDLSPTAEFFAEDRSYSIFEADDVESESVHDSIRERVDSLDPDRVFVDPLTQFRYLASDDFQFRKQVISFMRYLKDGDATVLFTSQRSDETPDDDLQFLADGIVEFGRTDHGRTVAVPKFRGSDRQSGTHSMSITDDGIEVYPLLEPGDHAAAFDTEAIPSGVGELDALLGGGIERGTITVVSGPTGVGKTTVGTLFMEEAAARGERSIIYHFEESPRTFRHRCESIGIPVSDLEDDGALEVESVEALDLSAEKFAAMVREQVEARGASVVMLDGIDGYKLSIQNREDELVSKLHALGRYLKNMGVTVIMVDEIDTVTGEFRATDAGISYLADNVLFMRHVEMESELRKVVGVLKKRVGEFERTLRELEITSEGIVVGDPLTGASNVLRGTPTVRDGADR
- a CDS encoding PAS domain S-box protein, whose product is MGDDDRDARHPRDAHADGPSRLQLVFDHERNRELLAEWLADGYEVQQRPRPVLDETVDLCIVDEGAFAQYEGALREWKEAVNPVFAPVVLVSEERVSEAFDPDSWQTVDGLYIVDDVVSAPVEKPVLHRRLENLLGRRSLSKRLDSRYRRSEERFASLFTTLPDPAFVTDVDGTLRHVNDTFRRYCVSNGPEAVVLGESLREVGCFDDEAIETIQEYIATAIDGGRPDPAEIGLTTPAGEALTVDLNAGAAAIDGEQVVTVVLRDVTERVEKEARLLESEQRFQQIAENIHEVIWMTDDRGDLLYVSAGYEEITGRSADTLRGTHLSTALDHVHRDDREAVQDKFEALFADLHEGEWAETYHFEHRLVDTDGDVHWAEIDAYPLVTPDGTRARVVGLVDDISERKRRENELKRQNERLEEFASIVSHDLRNPLQVIDGHRSLIEEEGVTGDNLAAIERSTDRMQQLIDDLLSLARQGETVSDVEAVDLTTVTQSAWASIDAPAATLSVEDDVVVQADENRLRQLFENLFRNAVEHGTTGTRSQTHDPPDADSGTGDVTEIPSGEGLTVRVGALDGGFYVEDNGSGIPPDHREDVFERGYSTQDDGTGFGLNIVADIVGAHDWDVTATAAEDGGARFEITGVETA